From the Maridesulfovibrio zosterae DSM 11974 genome, the window AGATTCATGCAGCTTCTCTAATGCCTCTTTCTGATCTTCCTTCAATAAATCAGGGATAGGTCTTTCCCAAAATTCTGCTTCCTTATCGGCTTTCAACTCTTTCTCAGATTTAGGGAAACAACAGCGGATAACATGCTTGTTTGTACACGAGGCAGGAAAATATTCTATCACTCCACATTCTTTATCATCAATGTAATATGGTACACTACGCCGAAATAATTTATTTTTAGACATTATCTGAATTTCACCCTGCCCAATCTTACAATAAAAATCAGTATATTTTGCACCATAAAAACTATTAAAAATATAGATATCGGCACGCTGTTTACCTATATAACTATAATCTAATGGTGTTTTACACTGAGTACGGGCAAGAGCATTAAGGGCCAGACACATAAACCGCTCCTCTTCCATACTTCTGGCATACGCAGAGGTAGCAAATGTACAGACAAAAACCAAAACAATAAAAGTTAATCTTCGCATAAAACCCCGCTATAGAATCATTGATCAAAGATATTTTGTCATTTTTAATGATCATAGAGGTTACTCCAGCACCGAGTTACAGGCAAGTGTAGTGATCCCATTTTAATTCAGTATCATATGACAAAAAACTTCCCTAACTAATCTTTGTCATGATAGCTAGAGTATCCGTTTATCGCAACACTGCGTCCTTTCATCCATTTTTTCCCTTGTATAAAACTCATTCAAATTCACAAAAATAATTTTATTTTCTAAACTTTATTTAGAAAAAGTTCTGTTTTTACGATCTATTTCAACGTTATGAACTTGTGGAAAACTTTTTAAGAATCACAATATATTCCTATAACTACTTATATCTATATTTTTCAGACATGTTAGAACAAATTTACACCTAACACCCTGTACAAAACATATATGCTAAGTTAATATCAACTCCGTAATCGCTTCAGGCCTTGTCGTATCTGGTCTGCCCAAAGCATGATGGCACTGCCACATTTCCCAATTTAAAAAACTGATCGAAAATCAAAATATAAGTATGACTGACAAAACTTCTGGATGGAACCACCTTCGCGGTTTAGAGCCGCTGAGCCTCTGCGACTGGCCGGGTAAAACCAGCTGTGTATTCTTTCTTGGTGGATGCAATTTGAATTGCCCCACCTGCCATAACTTCGATATGGCGTGGAACATGGAGAGACTTTCGGTTTTATCCAGAAATGACATGATAATTTTCCTGAGGAATAGAGCACATTGGCTTGACGGGGTCACTATCACAGGTGGAGAGCCAACAACAGTGCCGGGCCTTGGAGAAATTCTTTACGAAATAAAGCAAGTTTCAAAACTGCCAATTAAAATGGACAGTAACGGAATGTTGCCTGAAGTTCTTGAAGACATTCTCCAGCAGGAATTGGTGAACGTATTCGCCATTGACGTTAAAGGACCGTACAAAAAATACCCTGCTCTCACAGGGCAGGCTGTCACTGCTGAAACAGCGCAAATAAACCTCGAAAAGGTCTTTGCCCTGGCTGAAGCTAACCCCAAGGCCTTCTACTTTCGACTGACTAAAGTTCCTATCTTGACAGACGAAGATGTAGAAATTGCCAGAAGCTACCTTCCGGATGGATTTGATCTGACTATTCAGAAATACATTCCTCCAAGGAGAAA encodes:
- a CDS encoding anaerobic ribonucleoside-triphosphate reductase activating protein, giving the protein MTDKTSGWNHLRGLEPLSLCDWPGKTSCVFFLGGCNLNCPTCHNFDMAWNMERLSVLSRNDMIIFLRNRAHWLDGVTITGGEPTTVPGLGEILYEIKQVSKLPIKMDSNGMLPEVLEDILQQELVNVFAIDVKGPYKKYPALTGQAVTAETAQINLEKVFALAEANPKAFYFRLTKVPILTDEDVEIARSYLPDGFDLTIQKYIPPRRNHAHSDNEARRPVGDMVD